One genomic segment of Methanothermobacter wolfeii includes these proteins:
- the ahaH gene encoding ATP synthase archaeal subunit H encodes MTTISEAITTIKKAENDADGLIHDARDESSRLIDSARIEAQELLEKAEKEATEKGEELIMEAEERARKEAISISGKAKREVETMKSAAMGRVPEAASLIVKSIL; translated from the coding sequence ATGACAACGATATCGGAAGCTATCACTACCATAAAAAAGGCTGAAAATGATGCTGACGGGTTAATACATGATGCCAGAGATGAATCATCCCGCCTCATTGACAGTGCCAGGATAGAGGCCCAGGAGCTCCTGGAAAAGGCAGAGAAGGAAGCCACTGAGAAGGGCGAAGAGCTCATAATGGAGGCAGAGGAAAGGGCGAGGAAAGAGGCCATCAGCATTTCAGGGAAGGCAAAGCGTGAAGTTGAAACCATGAAATCCGCGGCCATGGGCAGGGTCCCTGAGGCTGCCAGTCTTATTGTGAAAAGTATCTTGTAG
- a CDS encoding citryl-CoA lyase → MAIGKESLENVFRVGSPKWRTSITRVEPNRIVTKGYSQEELIGGVSFSEMVYLLIRGELPSENVARMLEAVLVSFCDHGVTPPSTQAARMIASAGSPVHACIAGGLLAFGKNHAGAIERSMKLFQDTISKCSCEDDIPSAARELVDDHLRRNRRIPGFGHRYHNADPRAIRLLDLAEEYSCIGLHTRLAMEVQEILVEEKGVRMNVDGANAGILSDMGFDWRTGAGLFMIGRLPGLISHVYEEKVREPAFRKFFDIEEIHYDGEEEKDLPVTTDSEPMPE, encoded by the coding sequence ATGGCGATAGGGAAGGAATCACTGGAAAACGTATTCAGGGTGGGTTCCCCAAAGTGGAGGACTTCTATTACTCGTGTTGAGCCTAATCGTATTGTTACCAAGGGTTATTCTCAGGAGGAGCTTATTGGTGGTGTTTCTTTTTCTGAGATGGTGTATCTTCTGATCAGGGGTGAGCTTCCCTCTGAGAATGTGGCCAGGATGCTGGAGGCTGTTCTGGTTTCCTTCTGTGATCATGGTGTTACTCCTCCCAGTACTCAGGCTGCGCGTATGATTGCTTCTGCCGGTTCTCCGGTGCATGCCTGTATCGCCGGGGGGCTCCTGGCCTTTGGTAAGAACCATGCAGGGGCCATTGAGCGTTCCATGAAGCTCTTCCAGGACACCATCTCAAAATGCAGCTGTGAGGATGATATACCCTCTGCTGCCAGGGAACTGGTTGACGACCACCTCAGGAGGAACCGGAGGATTCCTGGTTTCGGTCACAGGTACCATAACGCCGATCCCCGCGCCATCAGGCTCCTTGACCTGGCCGAGGAGTACAGCTGCATAGGACTCCACACCCGCCTGGCTATGGAGGTCCAGGAGATACTTGTTGAGGAGAAGGGCGTCCGGATGAACGTTGACGGCGCCAACGCAGGAATACTCTCGGACATGGGATTCGACTGGAGGACAGGAGCAGGATTATTCATGATAGGACGCCTGCCAGGACTCATATCCCACGTATACGAGGAGAAGGTCAGGGAACCCGCCTTCAGGAAATTCTTCGACATCGAAGAAATACACTACGACGGAGAAGAAGAGAAGGATCTCCCGGTGACCACGGACTCAGAGCCGATGCCGGAATAG
- a CDS encoding fumarate hydratase, giving the protein MDLAARVRDAVISAGTGYSPDIMRAYERALEVEEDDKSAWILELLIENARIAEREGRPLCDDTGIPHLMVEVGEDALLPAGFFNFIRKGVEEGLRSLPGRPMAVRGDEIERIEQSRGLYDDPAKLPPAPFLVESVPGDGVRIHVLMLGGGPEIRARTRRVFHRHSYRKVFEEVLTWMKTEVPMLGCTPCIPVLGVGRTHFEATSLMLRAMATGNLDEQSEIEEYITESLNRMGTGPLGLGGSTTALGSMVKVGPQRASGVRIVSMRLACCVEPRRATIEL; this is encoded by the coding sequence TTGGACCTTGCAGCCAGGGTGCGTGATGCCGTTATCTCTGCAGGTACAGGTTACTCCCCGGACATCATGAGGGCATATGAGAGGGCCCTTGAAGTGGAGGAAGATGATAAATCTGCGTGGATACTTGAGCTTCTGATTGAAAATGCAAGGATAGCAGAGAGAGAGGGAAGACCCCTCTGCGATGACACCGGCATACCCCACCTGATGGTTGAGGTGGGGGAGGACGCCCTTCTACCGGCGGGCTTCTTCAACTTCATCAGGAAGGGTGTTGAGGAGGGCCTGAGGAGCCTTCCGGGGAGGCCGATGGCTGTACGGGGGGATGAAATTGAAAGGATAGAGCAGAGCCGCGGCCTATATGATGACCCTGCAAAACTCCCGCCGGCGCCCTTCCTTGTGGAATCAGTGCCCGGGGACGGCGTCAGGATCCATGTGCTCATGCTTGGAGGAGGCCCCGAGATAAGGGCGAGGACCAGGAGGGTTTTCCACAGGCACAGTTATAGAAAAGTATTTGAGGAAGTTCTAACATGGATGAAAACAGAGGTCCCGATGCTTGGATGCACACCATGCATACCTGTTCTGGGTGTCGGGAGGACTCATTTTGAAGCCACATCCCTGATGCTCAGGGCGATGGCAACAGGAAACCTTGATGAACAATCAGAAATCGAGGAATACATTACAGAATCCCTTAACAGGATGGGAACAGGGCCCCTGGGTCTTGGGGGATCCACAACAGCCCTGGGATCCATGGTGAAGGTCGGGCCGCAGCGTGCCAGCGGTGTTAGAATAGTCTCCATGAGACTGGCGTGCTGCGTGGAACCCAGAAGGGCTACAATAGAACTTTAA
- a CDS encoding U32 family peptidase produces MEETRRYLNSIGIGEPHLAESEKRFGDGGQYRFEVPGIQKPGAMRALIDAMEENDVKVHRITQTKGIMLLTDTEIQEMVDLALDAGVELFLSVGPRATYDTSASARTPEGARIGYRLRGYDNLVYAVEDVRRAADLGVRGIVVYDEGLLWVLGRMRGDGELPGDMHFKVSAHCGHGNPASARLLQDIGADSINPVRDLQVPMLASIRQAVDVSIDVHTENPRSSGGFIRHYEVPDIIRYASPVYLKTGGSVAGHHGWDTTESQARERIRQVVLVRDMIERYYPEAVLSSGGELALPSRR; encoded by the coding sequence GAGAAGAGGTTCGGTGACGGTGGACAGTACAGATTTGAGGTTCCAGGGATACAGAAACCGGGCGCCATGAGGGCCCTCATCGATGCAATGGAAGAGAACGATGTTAAGGTCCACAGGATCACCCAGACGAAGGGTATAATGCTCCTGACAGACACCGAGATCCAGGAGATGGTGGACCTTGCACTTGATGCAGGTGTTGAGCTCTTCCTGAGCGTGGGTCCAAGGGCAACCTATGACACCAGCGCCTCTGCAAGGACACCTGAAGGCGCCAGGATAGGCTACAGGCTAAGGGGATACGATAACCTTGTCTATGCAGTGGAGGATGTCAGGAGGGCCGCGGACCTGGGTGTCAGGGGCATAGTGGTCTATGATGAGGGCCTCCTCTGGGTGCTTGGAAGGATGCGCGGGGACGGGGAGCTTCCAGGCGACATGCACTTTAAGGTTTCAGCCCACTGCGGCCATGGAAACCCTGCATCCGCACGTTTACTCCAGGATATTGGCGCCGATTCAATTAACCCTGTAAGGGACCTGCAGGTACCTATGCTGGCATCAATAAGGCAGGCCGTGGACGTATCTATCGATGTGCACACCGAAAACCCCAGGTCGTCAGGAGGATTCATAAGGCACTATGAGGTCCCTGACATCATAAGGTACGCCTCACCAGTGTACCTGAAGACAGGGGGATCCGTTGCAGGGCACCATGGATGGGACACCACCGAGAGCCAGGCCCGTGAAAGGATAAGGCAGGTGGTCCTTGTAAGGGACATGATAGAACGCTACTACCCCGAGGCTGTCCTTTCATCAGGGGGGGAGCTCGCATTACCCTCACGGAGATGA